In Gorilla gorilla gorilla isolate KB3781 chromosome 12, NHGRI_mGorGor1-v2.1_pri, whole genome shotgun sequence, the following are encoded in one genomic region:
- the SULT1C4 gene encoding sulfotransferase 1C4 isoform X1, translated as MALQEMEDFTFDGTKRISVNYVKGILQPTDTCDIWDKIWNFQAKPDDLLISTYPKAGTTWTQEIVELIQNEGDVEKSKRAPTHQRFPFLEMKIPSLGSGLEQAHAMPSPRILKTHLPFHLLPPSLLEKNCKIIYVARNPKDNMVSYYHFQRMNKALPAPGTWEEYFETFLAGKVCWGSWHEHVKGWWEAKDKHRILYLFYEDMKKNPKHEIQKLAEFIGKKLDDKVLDKIVHYTSFDVMKQNPMANYSSIPAEIMDHSISPFMRKGAVGDWKKHFTVAQNERFDEDYKKKMTDTRLTFHFQF; from the exons AAGTGTCAACTACGTGAAGGGAATTCTTCAACCCACAGACACCTGTGACATCTGGGATAAGATCTGGAACTTCCAAGCCAAGCCTGATGACCTGCTTATTTCTACCTATCCTAAAGCAG GAACAACATGGACTCAGGAGATAGTGGAATTAATACAAAATGAAGGTGATGTGGAGAAAAGTAAACGGGCACCGACTCATCAACGATTTCCTTTCCTCGAAATGAAAATCCCATCCTTAGGATCTG GTTTGGAACAAGCTCATGCAATGCCCTCACCACGGATCCTGAAAACACATCTTCCCTTTCACTTGCTGCCACCATCCTTGCTAGAGAAAAACTGTAAG ATAATCTATGTAGCAAGAAATCCCAAGGACAACATGGTGTCCTATTACCATTTCCAAAGAATGAATAAAGCACTTCCTGCTCCAGGAACATGGGAAGAGTATTTTGAGACTTTTCTGGCTGGGAAAG TGTGCTGGGGCTCCTGGCATGAACATGTGAAAGGATGGTGGGAAGCCAAAGACAAACACCGTATTCTCTATCTCTTCTATGAGGACATGAAGAAG AACCCAAAGCATGAAATTCAGAAGCTGGCAGAATTTATTGGGAAGAAATTAGATGACAAAGTTCTAGATAAAATTGTCCATTACACTTCATTTGATGTCATGAAACAGAATCCAATGGCAAACTATTCATCGATTCCTGCTGAAATCATGGACCACTCCATTTCTCCATTCATGAGaaaag GGGCAGTGGGAGACTGGAAGAAACACTTCACTGTGGCTCAGAATGAGAGATTTGATGAAGATTACAAGAAGAAAATGACTGATACCAGACTAACTTTCCACTTCCAGTTCtag
- the SULT1C4 gene encoding sulfotransferase 1C4 isoform X2, whose product MEDFTFDGTKRISVNYVKGILQPTDTCDIWDKIWNFQAKPDDLLISTYPKAGTTWTQEIVELIQNEGDVEKSKRAPTHQRFPFLEMKIPSLGSGLEQAHAMPSPRILKTHLPFHLLPPSLLEKNCKIIYVARNPKDNMVSYYHFQRMNKALPAPGTWEEYFETFLAGKVCWGSWHEHVKGWWEAKDKHRILYLFYEDMKKNPKHEIQKLAEFIGKKLDDKVLDKIVHYTSFDVMKQNPMANYSSIPAEIMDHSISPFMRKGAVGDWKKHFTVAQNERFDEDYKKKMTDTRLTFHFQF is encoded by the exons AAGTGTCAACTACGTGAAGGGAATTCTTCAACCCACAGACACCTGTGACATCTGGGATAAGATCTGGAACTTCCAAGCCAAGCCTGATGACCTGCTTATTTCTACCTATCCTAAAGCAG GAACAACATGGACTCAGGAGATAGTGGAATTAATACAAAATGAAGGTGATGTGGAGAAAAGTAAACGGGCACCGACTCATCAACGATTTCCTTTCCTCGAAATGAAAATCCCATCCTTAGGATCTG GTTTGGAACAAGCTCATGCAATGCCCTCACCACGGATCCTGAAAACACATCTTCCCTTTCACTTGCTGCCACCATCCTTGCTAGAGAAAAACTGTAAG ATAATCTATGTAGCAAGAAATCCCAAGGACAACATGGTGTCCTATTACCATTTCCAAAGAATGAATAAAGCACTTCCTGCTCCAGGAACATGGGAAGAGTATTTTGAGACTTTTCTGGCTGGGAAAG TGTGCTGGGGCTCCTGGCATGAACATGTGAAAGGATGGTGGGAAGCCAAAGACAAACACCGTATTCTCTATCTCTTCTATGAGGACATGAAGAAG AACCCAAAGCATGAAATTCAGAAGCTGGCAGAATTTATTGGGAAGAAATTAGATGACAAAGTTCTAGATAAAATTGTCCATTACACTTCATTTGATGTCATGAAACAGAATCCAATGGCAAACTATTCATCGATTCCTGCTGAAATCATGGACCACTCCATTTCTCCATTCATGAGaaaag GGGCAGTGGGAGACTGGAAGAAACACTTCACTGTGGCTCAGAATGAGAGATTTGATGAAGATTACAAGAAGAAAATGACTGATACCAGACTAACTTTCCACTTCCAGTTCtag